Proteins encoded within one genomic window of Halodesulfurarchaeum formicicum:
- a CDS encoding cytochrome b/b6 domain-containing protein, with protein sequence MSGSEEISRFSAVQVYVHFLMAAAILILFLTGVAITFGGQVGWIVSLLGNESIILIHIIAGVALFVTLLYYLVFALTGLATGDFPTKWLPGPSTIRELITYVNYHILGRGPEPRPGKYTWIQKSEVLIIAVELTVLTATGLVLTFPGLLLRYRPAFLVASDLHVVFAFTLLMGVTFHLYDTHLLQFPLDTSIFTGRVSLDRAREEWAGWVDAGQTRSDGGSGDRFIQVLGVFAVLFVFAVVYSGVLIDRILAPIPGTQETLYLLERPETILEGPAGIFWTVGFNLVVIVILVGLVALLYGITLRFGD encoded by the coding sequence ATGAGCGGCTCCGAGGAGATCTCCCGGTTCTCGGCCGTCCAGGTGTACGTTCACTTCCTGATGGCCGCGGCCATCCTGATCCTCTTCCTGACCGGGGTCGCGATCACCTTCGGCGGCCAGGTCGGATGGATCGTGTCCCTGCTGGGCAACGAGTCCATCATCCTGATCCACATCATCGCCGGTGTGGCCCTGTTCGTCACCCTGCTCTACTATCTCGTCTTTGCGCTCACCGGCCTGGCGACTGGGGACTTCCCGACCAAGTGGCTTCCCGGCCCGAGTACGATCCGGGAGCTGATCACGTATGTAAACTACCACATCCTTGGTCGCGGCCCAGAGCCACGCCCCGGGAAGTACACCTGGATTCAGAAATCCGAGGTGCTGATCATCGCCGTGGAACTCACCGTCCTCACGGCGACGGGACTCGTGCTCACGTTCCCCGGGCTGTTGCTCCGTTATCGCCCCGCCTTCCTGGTCGCGAGTGACCTCCACGTGGTCTTTGCCTTCACGCTCCTGATGGGCGTGACCTTCCACCTCTATGACACCCATCTCCTCCAGTTCCCGCTCGACACCTCGATCTTCACCGGTCGAGTCTCCCTCGACCGGGCCCGAGAGGAGTGGGCGGGCTGGGTGGATGCCGGCCAAACCCGCTCGGACGGCGGCAGCGGCGACCGGTTCATCCAGGTCCTCGGTGTGTTCGCGGTGCTGTTCGTGTTCGCCGTCGTCTACTCGGGGGTCCTGATCGACCGGATCCTGGCTCCCATTCCGGGGACCCAGGAGACTCTCTATCTCCTGGAGCGTCCCGAGACGATCCTCGAGGGGCCGGCCGGGATATTCTGGACCGTCGGGTTCAACCTGGTGGTCATCGTGATTCTGGTCGGACTGGTGGCCCTGCTCTACGGCATCACGCTCCGATTCGGGGACTGA
- a CDS encoding 4Fe-4S dicluster domain-containing protein — MTKRVVPDTDRCIDCGGCEVACKVEWDIGHTEERIEVVTHNEGQEGTRYSGGESHTPMQCYNCAEAPCIDVCPTDALHRDEHDLVQVDKDLCIGCSYCSWACPFGAPQYPSEEETAGGSGIMDKCTTCVDRLEEGKDPACVETCPTDALVFGTPSEISDEMRRRGSDTMFTESEAAIVFGTGSD, encoded by the coding sequence ATGACGAAACGCGTCGTGCCCGACACTGACCGCTGTATCGATTGTGGCGGCTGTGAGGTCGCCTGCAAGGTCGAGTGGGACATCGGCCACACCGAGGAGCGTATCGAGGTCGTGACCCACAACGAGGGCCAGGAAGGCACCCGGTACTCCGGCGGGGAGTCCCACACGCCCATGCAGTGTTACAACTGCGCGGAGGCTCCCTGTATCGACGTCTGTCCCACGGACGCGTTACACCGGGACGAACACGACCTGGTGCAGGTGGACAAGGATCTCTGCATCGGCTGTTCGTACTGCTCCTGGGCGTGTCCCTTCGGGGCGCCACAGTACCCCAGCGAGGAGGAGACGGCCGGTGGCTCGGGGATCATGGACAAGTGCACCACCTGTGTCGACCGCCTGGAGGAGGGCAAGGACCCGGCTTGCGTGGAGACCTGTCCCACCGACGCGCTGGTCTTTGGCACCCCGAGTGAGATCTCCGACGAGATGCGTCGCCGCGGGAGCGACACGATGTTCACCGAGAGCGAGGCAGCCATCGTGTTCGGAACGGGAAGTGACTAA
- a CDS encoding 4Fe-4S binding protein: MTVAVISDCRGTADIDRNAVAEAIDVEEAILTSAVADHREAIAERIEDADTDAVLFVAGDGPVVTELLEALEEAGYRTDRVSPFIGASVDSAVGTAVVAGAANAAVRQLAIRPEIDLDPAPSGEHVVVVGDPLVARDLAGNVDVTLIADHQDLAGTSLPDSVTVRRGTATALERVGGGYEVQLETWVTEDCTGCGRCLRRYPEATTDVPVQVTADTVEPAVCPADAIRPADEPLVEQVEASQVVWPNHQGPLAADRWVHTIRTGVAGAVNRAAWMRARPEVTVDHSTCAVGTAGNEGCSACEEACPNDAISISLAHDGGVSIEPDRCVACGTCVSVCPTASIEPTRAHDVATTADFVEAAIGPVADATAGSSLPWGGSATPFGVVFVSEAIEPAVRATLSSRSVPPVIPIVLPNVLSVSDAVAIYAVALGADGVLLASDPDRATEPVEDAVRQANLALDDLGLGERVAVANTADPDALARAMDGLVADSIDAVETGSVRTDSRHALGLDASVALAAGHGSNASMVAAPGSGTVTVEESGCTLCTTCHDVCPTGALEQTEGQLHFDPEACVGCGHCETACPEDVIDVSPRVPLENGAVPERDVVVEKEMVECRVCGEPFASRAGIEEMEAQLDEAALEALDLEVCPDCRSQRAAETEFL, from the coding sequence ATGACTGTCGCCGTCATCAGTGATTGTCGCGGGACGGCCGACATCGACCGCAACGCCGTCGCCGAGGCGATCGACGTCGAGGAGGCGATTCTCACGAGCGCGGTCGCGGACCATCGCGAGGCCATCGCCGAGCGAATCGAGGACGCTGACACGGACGCAGTCCTCTTCGTCGCCGGCGACGGGCCGGTCGTCACCGAACTCCTGGAGGCCCTCGAGGAAGCCGGCTACCGAACGGACCGCGTGAGCCCCTTCATCGGTGCGTCCGTCGACTCGGCGGTCGGGACGGCCGTGGTGGCTGGCGCCGCGAACGCGGCCGTCCGACAGCTCGCGATCCGGCCGGAGATCGATCTCGATCCCGCCCCGTCGGGCGAGCACGTGGTCGTCGTCGGAGACCCGCTGGTCGCCCGGGACCTGGCCGGAAACGTCGACGTGACGCTGATCGCCGATCACCAGGACCTGGCGGGCACGTCACTTCCCGATTCGGTGACTGTGCGGCGCGGGACTGCAACCGCCCTGGAGCGTGTGGGTGGCGGCTACGAAGTGCAACTCGAAACGTGGGTGACCGAGGACTGCACGGGCTGTGGGCGCTGTCTTCGGCGCTATCCCGAGGCGACGACTGACGTACCGGTCCAGGTCACAGCGGACACCGTGGAGCCGGCGGTCTGTCCGGCCGACGCGATCCGGCCGGCCGATGAGCCACTCGTCGAACAGGTAGAAGCGAGCCAGGTCGTCTGGCCGAATCACCAGGGCCCCCTGGCAGCGGACCGCTGGGTGCACACGATTCGAACTGGCGTCGCCGGGGCCGTGAACCGGGCGGCCTGGATGCGAGCCCGACCGGAGGTGACAGTCGATCACAGCACCTGTGCCGTCGGCACAGCGGGCAACGAGGGCTGTTCGGCCTGCGAGGAGGCCTGTCCGAACGACGCCATCTCGATCTCACTCGCCCACGACGGGGGCGTCAGCATCGAACCCGACCGCTGTGTCGCGTGTGGGACCTGCGTCTCGGTCTGTCCGACCGCGTCCATCGAACCCACCCGGGCTCACGACGTGGCGACGACGGCGGACTTCGTCGAGGCGGCGATCGGTCCGGTGGCCGACGCGACCGCCGGGTCCAGTCTGCCGTGGGGTGGCAGTGCCACACCGTTCGGCGTGGTCTTCGTGAGCGAGGCGATCGAACCGGCCGTGCGGGCCACCCTCAGTTCTCGGTCGGTGCCGCCAGTTATCCCCATCGTGCTTCCGAACGTGCTCTCGGTCTCGGACGCGGTGGCGATCTATGCCGTGGCGCTGGGGGCCGATGGCGTGTTGCTGGCGAGTGACCCCGACCGGGCGACCGAACCCGTCGAGGATGCGGTCCGGCAGGCGAACCTGGCCCTCGACGATCTCGGCCTCGGGGAGCGGGTGGCGGTGGCAAACACTGCTGACCCCGACGCGCTTGCCCGGGCAATGGACGGTCTCGTTGCCGATTCGATCGACGCCGTCGAGACCGGTTCCGTGCGGACCGACTCCCGTCACGCCCTCGGTCTCGATGCGAGTGTGGCACTCGCGGCCGGGCACGGCAGCAATGCGAGCATGGTCGCGGCGCCAGGCTCGGGGACCGTCACGGTCGAGGAGTCGGGTTGCACGCTCTGTACTACCTGTCACGACGTGTGCCCGACCGGGGCGCTCGAACAGACCGAGGGGCAACTGCACTTCGATCCCGAGGCCTGTGTCGGCTGTGGCCATTGCGAGACGGCCTGTCCGGAGGACGTGATCGACGTCAGTCCACGGGTGCCCCTGGAGAACGGGGCCGTCCCGGAACGGGACGTCGTCGTCGAAAAAGAGATGGTCGAGTGCCGGGTGTGCGGCGAGCCGTTTGCCTCTCGGGCGGGTATCGAAGAGATGGAGGCCCAACTGGACGAGGCGGCACTCGAAGCACTCGATCTGGAGGTCTGTCCGGACTGTCGCTCTCAGCGGGCTGCGGAGACGGAGTTCCTGTAG
- a CDS encoding ArsR/SmtB family transcription factor: MTELESDEFYEAHAEYCGICANANRLKVLDLLKSGDSYSVSTIEEKTGIPQSTLSQHLKVMRDQGMLTRERDGVRNFYSIADDRIVDGIEVIQGVIRDQLNE, from the coding sequence ATGACTGAACTCGAAAGCGACGAGTTCTACGAAGCCCACGCCGAGTACTGTGGCATCTGTGCGAACGCGAACCGGCTCAAGGTCCTGGATCTGCTCAAGTCCGGCGATTCCTACTCGGTCTCGACGATCGAAGAGAAGACTGGCATCCCCCAGTCGACACTCTCCCAGCATCTCAAAGTCATGCGCGATCAGGGGATGCTCACCCGCGAGCGGGATGGCGTGCGAAACTTCTACTCGATCGCTGATGACCGGATCGTCGACGGCATCGAAGTCATCCAGGGCGTGATCAGAGATCAACTGAACGAGTGA
- a CDS encoding DUF7511 domain-containing protein gives MDTAPRDRNPPGPLTTEGGEPFMANVTRDANGEWICTISPVPESAQRLLSEWVSATGEDFVSLEDMR, from the coding sequence ATGGACACCGCACCACGGGACAGGAACCCGCCGGGGCCACTCACGACCGAAGGTGGAGAACCATTTATGGCGAACGTCACCAGAGACGCCAACGGGGAGTGGATCTGCACGATATCGCCGGTTCCCGAAAGCGCCCAGCGGCTTCTCTCGGAGTGGGTATCGGCCACCGGGGAGGACTTCGTGTCCCTCGAAGATATGCGGTAG
- a CDS encoding TorD/DmsD family molecular chaperone, with product MSTEDTDDATMAQLYDLLAGVFADPPDEETVAALASGPLPDPGVAPNDRLAAGLEGLDAWGETVEDPAAEADRLASEFTRLFIGPRPKLQIHESYYAGDYLGEPLAAVKETYQALGIASAPDRKEEADHAAVELAVLRELTATDGDRTAPFLREHGDWFDDLAQDIHEQTDEPFYEAIADLVAGVVAFDASRQGVRQ from the coding sequence ATGAGTACGGAGGACACCGACGACGCAACGATGGCACAGCTCTATGACCTGCTCGCGGGTGTGTTCGCGGATCCACCGGACGAGGAGACTGTCGCCGCCCTCGCCTCGGGGCCGCTACCCGATCCCGGGGTCGCTCCGAACGACCGGTTGGCCGCCGGCCTCGAAGGCCTCGATGCCTGGGGCGAGACCGTCGAGGATCCGGCCGCGGAGGCCGACCGACTCGCGTCGGAGTTCACCCGACTCTTCATCGGCCCACGCCCCAAGCTCCAGATCCACGAGTCCTACTACGCCGGGGACTACCTCGGGGAACCGCTCGCGGCCGTCAAAGAGACCTACCAGGCCCTCGGGATCGCTTCCGCTCCGGATCGCAAGGAGGAGGCCGACCACGCGGCCGTCGAACTCGCGGTGCTGCGGGAGCTGACGGCGACCGACGGGGACCGGACGGCCCCCTTCCTCCGCGAGCACGGGGACTGGTTCGATGACCTCGCCCAGGACATCCACGAGCAGACGGATGAACCGTTCTACGAGGCGATCGCGGACCTCGTCGCAGGAGTCGTGGCTTTCGACGCCAGCCGGCAGGGGGTCCGTCAATGA
- a CDS encoding CBS domain-containing protein encodes MDIADIVSEDYVTRSPDTTVSELVGTFEDPSVPGVIVAGDTFEGVVTRRQLASSQHQPNEKLNSLVWHVPQLTPDEDIRKVAQLMIDSDSQLLPVFEGESLIGVVTANDILRKVQPYLDAATVQEAATTDLVTLDPESTFGDALHIFRENRITHLPVVEAGSAVGVVSLYDVTNMTVRSVDRSQGGDASGTDPHGGDVSASTGRSGRGGFGAREGELARMLDLPVRNIMNSPARTIDPTETLDVAVEKLFEDSGSSLVVVEEGSPHGILTKTDILDSLTWEAGGNRAVQVYGSDLVDDISYEDIVAMIDKFDDRDHGMSVLDAKVHLHKHDEKLRGTPLLLARIRLYTDQGLYIASGEGYGASHAINEARDVLERQIRDKKTYGKSKKPRSEEFWEKRFGWMLEAEE; translated from the coding sequence ATGGACATCGCAGACATCGTCTCGGAAGATTACGTCACTCGCTCACCGGACACCACCGTCTCGGAACTCGTCGGGACCTTCGAGGACCCCTCGGTCCCGGGAGTTATCGTCGCGGGCGATACCTTCGAGGGGGTCGTCACCCGACGCCAGCTCGCGAGCTCCCAGCACCAGCCAAACGAGAAGCTCAACTCGCTCGTCTGGCACGTCCCGCAGCTCACTCCCGACGAGGACATCCGGAAGGTCGCCCAGCTCATGATCGATAGCGACTCCCAGTTGCTTCCCGTCTTCGAGGGCGAGTCCCTCATTGGAGTCGTGACCGCAAACGACATCCTGCGGAAGGTCCAGCCGTATCTCGACGCGGCGACGGTTCAGGAAGCCGCGACGACGGATCTGGTGACCCTCGATCCCGAGTCGACCTTCGGCGATGCGTTACACATCTTCCGCGAGAATCGCATTACCCACCTGCCAGTCGTGGAGGCTGGCTCCGCTGTCGGGGTGGTGAGCCTCTATGACGTCACCAACATGACGGTTCGCTCCGTGGACCGCAGCCAGGGCGGCGACGCTTCAGGCACTGATCCCCACGGCGGTGACGTCTCGGCCAGCACGGGCCGGTCTGGACGGGGCGGATTCGGCGCCCGAGAAGGCGAGCTCGCTCGAATGCTCGACCTTCCGGTGCGAAACATTATGAACAGCCCGGCCAGAACGATCGACCCGACCGAGACCCTCGACGTCGCCGTCGAAAAGCTGTTCGAGGACAGCGGATCGTCCCTGGTGGTCGTCGAGGAGGGCTCCCCACACGGCATCCTCACGAAAACAGACATCCTCGACTCCCTGACCTGGGAAGCCGGGGGGAACCGGGCCGTCCAGGTTTACGGGAGCGACCTGGTCGATGACATCAGCTACGAGGATATCGTCGCCATGATCGACAAGTTCGACGATCGCGATCACGGGATGTCGGTCCTCGACGCGAAGGTGCATCTCCACAAACACGACGAGAAGTTGCGGGGGACGCCGCTGCTGCTCGCCCGGATCCGTCTGTACACCGACCAGGGCCTGTACATCGCCTCCGGCGAAGGCTACGGTGCCAGTCACGCCATCAACGAGGCTCGTGACGTTCTCGAACGCCAGATCCGGGACAAGAAGACCTACGGGAAGTCCAAGAAGCCACGGTCAGAGGAGTTCTGGGAGAAGCGCTTCGGATGGATGCTCGAGGCCGAGGAGTAG
- a CDS encoding molybdopterin-dependent oxidoreductase, translating into MSSISFERRDFLKAAGGTALATAAGSSRVLAQSTEEDGAAGDSSTETVKTICTHCAVGCGLEMEVENDAVVGLQRWEENPINQGGLCSKGASLTDTVNSETRLKEPMKKVDGEWQAISWDEAMSEIADELDRIRTEYSPDSVMWMGSAKVNNEEAYMFRKLAAFYGTNNVDHQARICHSTTVSGLANTWGFGAQTNPINDYRNQDANLIIGHNPSESHPVMMQYPQKMQDNGGTIIVAEPRFSKTAAQADKVVRFRPGTDTAFINGLLYHIVFNLEAHDEQFIEDRVYGWDEVKENLRDYDLETVSDITWVDVEELKEVAEILADAEVSTVDWAMGATQHNNGTQNIRSFATLNLALGHAAQPGGGLNVVRGHDNVQGATDLGVLSNTLPGYYGLGEGAWRHWAQVWDQTPSTSGSTSYDELFDRFHSKEIMEKNGLTVSRWYEAAHPENTVGEDFHQPHPLKAVMIWGHSLNSVSEMKRMQTAMEELDLIVGIDPYPALTSSLPDRDDGIILLPAATQLETKGSVTNTHRSIQWRSQVVEPRHNSRPDFDIMQDLAERLGFGEHFDYETVEDVTREWNLGMRTIGMIGQTPERLKAHQQHAGMFSPVDLKAEVTDDHDLAGDYYGMPWPSWHDEHPGTPILYDAGKHPAAGGADFRTRWGTEGPDGETLLRNDYEPDWWDGTLEGVPQYPMWHTALPDPEDPAAKTIPIEYAEREDTSVYDAAQALSEAGYDVDPSEYSDFDHAQPDPPTGRGRARGSAWNLYDAVPVHREPIETPRPDIAEEFPTYGDMEDVFRVNLEDRSKQESRADLKDSHPMIMTTGRQVEHTGGGAETRNNPYTAERAPFMYAELNRKVANEIGVDTGEWIKVGTKRGTMVVQARVTERVNQEEIFLPFHWGGIFEGESLVDRYPDGLEPLTIGDSANIGTSDGYDPHTMMQETKANLALVEKAGPEEIPELPEKQLAYQEEKGIIRRPLGGDAE; encoded by the coding sequence ATGTCCAGCATAAGTTTCGAGCGACGGGACTTCCTCAAGGCCGCGGGCGGGACCGCCCTCGCCACGGCCGCCGGGAGTTCTCGAGTCCTCGCACAATCGACCGAGGAAGACGGGGCCGCCGGTGATAGCTCCACCGAGACGGTAAAGACCATCTGCACTCACTGTGCCGTGGGCTGTGGGCTGGAGATGGAGGTCGAGAACGACGCCGTGGTGGGCTTACAGCGGTGGGAGGAGAACCCGATCAACCAGGGTGGGCTCTGTTCGAAGGGTGCCAGCCTGACTGACACGGTCAACTCCGAGACCCGTCTGAAGGAGCCGATGAAGAAAGTCGACGGCGAGTGGCAGGCGATCTCCTGGGACGAGGCGATGAGCGAGATCGCCGACGAACTCGACCGGATCCGGACGGAGTACAGCCCGGACTCGGTCATGTGGATGGGGTCGGCGAAGGTCAACAACGAGGAGGCCTATATGTTCCGGAAGCTCGCGGCCTTCTATGGGACCAACAACGTCGATCACCAGGCCCGGATCTGTCACTCGACGACGGTCTCCGGCCTGGCGAACACGTGGGGCTTTGGGGCCCAGACAAACCCCATCAACGACTATCGCAACCAGGACGCGAACCTCATCATCGGGCACAACCCCTCAGAGTCCCACCCCGTGATGATGCAGTACCCCCAGAAGATGCAGGACAACGGGGGCACCATCATCGTCGCGGAGCCGCGATTCTCGAAGACCGCCGCCCAGGCCGACAAGGTCGTCCGGTTCCGGCCGGGCACGGACACGGCTTTCATCAACGGCCTGCTCTATCACATCGTCTTCAACCTCGAGGCCCACGACGAGCAGTTCATCGAGGACCGGGTCTACGGCTGGGACGAGGTGAAGGAGAACCTGCGGGACTACGACCTGGAGACGGTCTCGGACATCACCTGGGTCGACGTCGAGGAACTCAAGGAGGTCGCCGAGATCCTCGCCGACGCCGAGGTCTCGACTGTGGACTGGGCGATGGGTGCGACCCAGCACAACAACGGGACCCAGAACATCCGCTCCTTTGCGACGCTGAACCTCGCGCTGGGACACGCCGCTCAGCCGGGGGGCGGCCTGAACGTCGTTCGTGGTCACGACAACGTCCAGGGGGCGACTGACCTGGGTGTCCTCTCGAACACCCTGCCCGGCTATTACGGCCTGGGTGAAGGGGCCTGGCGACACTGGGCCCAGGTCTGGGACCAGACCCCCTCGACCAGCGGCTCGACGTCCTACGACGAGCTATTCGATCGGTTCCACTCCAAGGAGATCATGGAGAAAAACGGCCTCACCGTCTCCCGCTGGTACGAGGCCGCTCATCCCGAGAACACCGTCGGCGAGGACTTCCATCAGCCCCATCCCCTCAAGGCCGTGATGATCTGGGGCCACTCGCTGAACTCCGTCTCCGAGATGAAGCGGATGCAGACGGCCATGGAAGAACTGGATCTCATCGTCGGGATCGACCCCTACCCGGCCCTGACGTCCTCGCTGCCGGACCGGGACGACGGCATCATCCTGCTGCCGGCCGCGACCCAACTCGAGACCAAGGGCAGTGTCACCAACACCCACCGCTCGATCCAGTGGCGCAGCCAGGTCGTCGAACCCAGGCACAACTCCCGCCCGGACTTCGACATCATGCAGGACCTGGCCGAGCGACTCGGCTTCGGGGAACACTTCGACTACGAGACGGTGGAGGACGTGACCCGGGAGTGGAACCTCGGCATGCGCACCATCGGCATGATCGGGCAGACGCCCGAGCGGCTGAAAGCCCACCAGCAGCACGCCGGCATGTTCAGCCCGGTCGATCTCAAAGCCGAGGTCACTGACGATCACGATCTCGCGGGGGACTACTACGGGATGCCCTGGCCGTCCTGGCACGACGAACATCCTGGCACCCCGATCCTCTACGACGCCGGCAAACACCCGGCTGCAGGCGGAGCCGACTTCCGAACCCGCTGGGGCACGGAGGGCCCGGACGGCGAGACCCTGCTTCGGAACGACTACGAACCGGACTGGTGGGACGGCACGCTCGAGGGTGTCCCGCAGTATCCGATGTGGCACACTGCGCTGCCGGATCCCGAGGACCCCGCCGCGAAGACCATCCCGATCGAGTACGCCGAACGGGAGGATACGTCGGTCTACGACGCCGCCCAGGCGCTTTCGGAGGCGGGGTATGACGTCGATCCGAGCGAGTACAGCGACTTCGATCACGCACAGCCGGACCCGCCGACGGGACGTGGGCGAGCCCGCGGCTCGGCCTGGAACCTCTACGATGCGGTACCGGTCCACCGCGAGCCGATCGAGACCCCGCGGCCGGACATCGCCGAGGAGTTCCCGACTTACGGGGACATGGAGGATGTCTTCCGGGTCAACCTGGAGGACCGCTCGAAACAGGAGAGTCGGGCGGACCTCAAGGACTCCCACCCGATGATCATGACCACCGGCCGGCAGGTCGAACATACCGGTGGCGGGGCCGAGACCCGGAACAACCCCTACACGGCCGAGCGAGCGCCGTTCATGTACGCCGAACTCAACCGGAAAGTCGCCAACGAGATCGGCGTCGATACGGGTGAGTGGATCAAGGTCGGGACGAAACGCGGGACGATGGTCGTGCAGGCTCGGGTGACCGAGCGGGTCAACCAGGAGGAGATATTCCTCCCCTTCCACTGGGGCGGGATCTTCGAGGGCGAATCGCTCGTCGATCGGTACCCCGACGGGCTCGAACCCCTCACGATCGGGGACTCGGCGAACATCGGGACGTCGGACGGCTACGATCCACACACGATGATGCAAGAGACGAAAGCCAACCTCGCGCTCGTCGAGAAGGCAGGTCCGGAGGAGATCCCGGAACTGCCGGAGAAGCAACTGGCCTACCAGGAGGAGAAAGGGATCATTCGCCGCCCGCTCGGAGGTGATGCGGAATGA